The stretch of DNA CCGAGAGAAAATCAAAAACGCTTGTGTTGTTTGTCCATGGATTAGCTTCAACTGAGCTATGGCCAACGATGTTGCTAGGTAGTTGGTACTTTCGAAAGTTAGGATATGCCTACTGCCGGATCAATTTGTATGATTGGCGGCCTGGTGCTCGGAGCCTGATGACCTCAGATCTACTCCAGCATTCTCTTGACGTGGATACCGTAGCGGCAGTATTACAAAAAAAAGGTTTTTCCAAAATATTGGCTGTAGGACACTCTTTTGGCGGTTTAACTCTACTTCAATCAAATACAGCTGCATTCAAAGCGATTAGCTTATGGGATATTTCTTCTTTTATTTCACATCCTCCAAAAAAGAGATTTAAAACGGTTCGTTCTTCTGGAGCTATATACTTGCCTGGGGCGTATGAGTTGTTGATGTCTGATAAATTCCGACAAGGCATGGTTAATTTCCCTAATGAACTTGAGCTGATTTCAAAAATCAAGATACCAACACAGATTTGCTATGCAGCTGGCAAGAATGCTGTGCTAATAGAAAGCAGTAAAAGATATTTTAAGAACCTTCAGACAAAAAAGGAATTGGTGGCTATTCCGAATGCTAGCCATTCCTTTACAGAGGAAGGAAAGTCGGAGCAACTTTTTAAAAAGACAGATCGCTGGTTCCGAAGATTTATTGATTAGCTACCTAAATGAGCTAAAGAAGAGCCTATCTTCCGATAATCTTATCTTATCGACACAGACATGATTGGCCCCTAATTAGTTATGATAAAATATATTATCAATACTAAAAGAATTTAGAAAATTCTATTCTGAAATTCATCTTATTTACAGCAACC from Pseudomonadota bacterium encodes:
- a CDS encoding alpha/beta hydrolase, translated to MKKIEETLIITSPDKKKIYTTIGYPERKSKTLVLFVHGLASTELWPTMLLGSWYFRKLGYAYCRINLYDWRPGARSLMTSDLLQHSLDVDTVAAVLQKKGFSKILAVGHSFGGLTLLQSNTAAFKAISLWDISSFISHPPKKRFKTVRSSGAIYLPGAYELLMSDKFRQGMVNFPNELELISKIKIPTQICYAAGKNAVLIESSKRYFKNLQTKKELVAIPNASHSFTEEGKSEQLFKKTDRWFRRFID